Proteins encoded within one genomic window of Rhododendron vialii isolate Sample 1 chromosome 1a, ASM3025357v1:
- the LOC131302428 gene encoding disease resistance protein RPV1-like isoform X3 produces MDASWVEGCSSSSIPIPPQWVYDVFVSFRGADTRKNFTSHLFAALEDNGFHTFRDNKELERGEFINDGLLKAVKGSRISLIVFSKDYARSRWCLDELVRIMDCRENLKQIVVPIFYHVVPSDVRKQTGFLQDAFAKHKKHLREESDGKVEKWRAALTKAANLSGRHLLNDGDEAELIKMIIKDVREKVNPTHLNVPDHLVGLDRRVAELNMLLNMEFNCVGIVAIWGMGGIGKTTIAKRLYNLIQHKFERSGFLANVRETSQRPNGLDELQNKLLLAILKRTHEVSNFHEGIGVIKKAFGRKKVLLVLDDVDNVQQLEALAIYRDSFALGSRIIITTRDKSSLKILELGENEIYGPKKFDEDESLELFCWHAFKEDHPPKDHLDLSQQIGHYAGGLPLALELLGSYFRGKSIPQWESAIAKLRKVPDDDVQGKLNISLKISFDSLSEQQKKLFQDFCWDASRFYSKNIGRLQHFRKRWDSETSRSVSHKLQQS; encoded by the exons ATGGATGCCTCGTGGGTAGAAGGATGTTCTTCCTCTTCCATACCCATCCCACCACAATGGGTATACGACGTCTTCGTGAGTTTCAGAGGCGCCGATACACGTAAAAACTTTACCAGCCATCTGTTTGCTGCTTTAGAGGACAATGGTTTTCACACATTCAGGGACAACAAAGAGCTCGAAAGAGGAGAATTTATTAACGATGGACTACTAAAAGCAGTTAAGGGTTCCAGAATTTCTTTAATAGTGTTCTCAAAAGACTATGCTCGGTCAAGGTGGTGCCTTGATGAACTTGTGAGGATCATGGATTGCAGGGAGAATTTGAAACAGATTGTTGTGCCCATCTTTTATCATGTTGTTCCATCCGACGTGCGGAAGCAGACGGGGTTTCTTCAAGATGcatttgccaagcataaaaaacatCTTAGAGAGGAATCAGATGGCAAGGTGGAAAAGTGGAGGGCAGCTCTTACTAAAGCTGCCAATTTGTCAGGTCGGCACTTGCTGAATGACGG AGATGAAGCAGAGTTAATTAAGATGATCATTAAAGATGTTAGAGAAAAAGTAAATCCAACACATCTAAATGTTCCAGATCACCTAGTTGGACTAGACCGTCGTGTTGCAGAGCTCAATATGTTGCTGAACATGGAATTCAATTGTGTTGGCATTGTTGCCATATGGGGTATGGGTGGAATTGGCAAGACTACAATTGCAAAAAGGCTGTATAATCTCATCCAACACAAGTTTGAACGTAGCGGTTTTCTTGCAAATGTCAGAGAAACTTCGCAGCGACCGAATGGTTTGGATGAGTTACAAAACAAACTTCTTTTGGCTATATTAAAAAGAACTCATGAAGTAAGTAATTTTCATGAAGGCATCGGGGTTATAAAGAAAGCTTTTGGTCGAAAAAAGGTTCTTCTTGTTCTGGATGATGTGGATAATGTTCAACAATTGGAGGCACTAGCTATATATCGAGATTCCTTCGCTCTTGGAAGCAGAATCATCATAACAACAAGAGATAAGTCTTCGCTAAAAATCCTCGAATTGGGTGAGAATGAGATATATGGGCCAAAGAAATTTGACGAGGACGAATCCCTTGAGCTCTTCTGTTGGCATGCCTTTAAGGAAGACCATCCTCCAAAAGACCATTTGGACCTTTCACAACAAATTGGGCATTATGCTGGAGGCCTTCCATTAGCTCTTGAACTTTTGGGTTCCTATTTCCGTGGCAAGAGCATACCTCAATGGGAAAGTGCAATAGCAAAATTAAGAAAAGTTCCAGATGATGATGTTCAAGGAAAACTTAACATAAGTCTTAAGATCAGTTTTGATTCGCTAAGCGAGCAACAGAAGAAGTTGTTCCAAGATTTTTGTTGGGATGCGTCGAGATTTTATAGTAAAAATATTGGAAGGTTGCAACATTTCAGGAAAAGATGGGATTCGGAAACTAGTCGATCAGTGTCTCATAAACTACAACAATCATGA